From the Chloroflexus aurantiacus J-10-fl genome, one window contains:
- a CDS encoding carbohydrate ABC transporter permease → MATIARSQTLANRSRMTLSSAAGWYVVLGIASVVTIFPFFWLVTTALKGPNDAVFSFPPQWIPYEPTLHNFTRVWQQITVWRFFLNSLFVATCTVILNVTVSALAAYPLAKMRFPGRELIFYSLLATLIVPLELTYVPGYILAVRVFRYDDTLWSLIFPNVFSAFNIFLLRQAFQAVPNDLIDAARIDGASELRIWAQIVLPTVRPSLATAAVFTGVTSWNALLWPSLMLRTREIYTLPVGLNTLRGMFSADFRLIAAGTIIAIIPILIGFIFAQRYFVSGLSGAVKG, encoded by the coding sequence ATGGCAACTATAGCAAGATCACAAACACTTGCAAACCGTTCACGGATGACGCTCAGCAGTGCGGCTGGCTGGTATGTTGTATTAGGCATTGCCAGCGTTGTAACAATCTTTCCCTTCTTTTGGTTGGTGACAACGGCATTGAAAGGGCCAAATGATGCAGTGTTTAGCTTCCCACCACAATGGATTCCTTATGAGCCAACGTTACATAATTTTACTCGTGTCTGGCAACAAATTACTGTCTGGCGCTTTTTTCTGAATAGTCTATTTGTCGCAACCTGCACCGTGATCTTGAATGTTACCGTCTCGGCATTGGCTGCATATCCTCTGGCCAAGATGCGGTTTCCAGGACGTGAATTAATCTTTTACAGTCTGTTAGCAACGTTGATCGTGCCTCTCGAACTCACTTATGTGCCCGGCTATATCCTGGCAGTACGGGTCTTTCGTTATGATGACACCCTTTGGAGTTTGATATTTCCTAACGTCTTCAGTGCCTTCAATATCTTTTTGCTGCGTCAAGCGTTTCAAGCTGTACCAAATGATCTCATCGATGCAGCACGGATTGATGGTGCTAGCGAATTACGAATCTGGGCACAAATCGTTTTGCCTACAGTTCGTCCGTCACTGGCAACGGCGGCTGTGTTCACGGGTGTCACCTCGTGGAACGCACTCCTCTGGCCGTCACTGATGCTGCGGACGCGCGAGATATATACGTTACCGGTTGGTTTGAACACCCTGCGAGGAATGTTTTCTGCAGATTTTCGGCTCATTGCTGCCGGAACAATTATTGCAATCATTCCCATATTGATTGGGTTCATCTTTGCCCAACGCTACTTTGTCAGTGGTCTGAGCGGCGCAGTTAAGGGATAA
- a CDS encoding glycoside hydrolase family 38 C-terminal domain-containing protein, which produces MACRRAHYVLSTHWDREWYRPFQHFRYALVALLDTVLDGLNNGALPGPFTTDGQAVLLEDYLEVRPERREQIVTLAANGKLVIGPWYVAPDEFLSGGEALIRNLRRGAHVARQLGGQPSRAGLVCDQFGHIGQLPQLLAGFGIHGILLWRGTNEQARHFRWYGSDGTMMPVYRFGRVGYCSFAFDVRRADLSGSSPTRSELTANLAAFIAAEAAATSLPSILLFDGGDHLAWDPQVTEVLQSYAADPAAPVEIVFSDLDSYLDDILPHVDMITTEARGELREPALPPRAENEQYLIPGVLSSRIDLKLANAACEQLLTQWVEPFTAWAHLVAGAPDEAAFLDEGWRWLLLNHPHDSLGGCSIDLVHRDMRYRYSQCRQIGELLTAQALQRLAAAVADSDSNQGRRLVVFNPLPVSVQETVELTIELPPDWPAFAEFFGFESLPAFRIYDADGHEIPYQRLAQHRQRTRFTCFPHTFPDVYQVDEVKVSLPLSLPPLGYTTLTVQPGDLDPLPAHPARRTPAQPIRYPGQGMLIGERRISNGRLTVEVAHDGTLTIHDLVHGQEYQGLLELSDDADIGDGWYHGPALAGNPTVSSTMLSVSVIHNGPFLTTLRVQRQLLVPANFDFNLMQRATHLVELPVTIDLSLRPESDRLEIQLYLCNTAADHRLRLLFPTHAPATTYLADGAFDVVERAISLRPDNYRYRELEVETRPQRSWTAVFADGRGLALIAPGLLETAVLDRPDRAIALTLLRSTRRTVFTDGEPDGLLLNTELHYRMWLLPLSATPDRARLNLLAQQLAGGIQSVHCRQPDYGRLPRTASLLVLEGPLTLSCLRLAATRRIEVRVFNPYETPESGKLHLALPVEAAQPITLAGEALAPPQPLTDRTLHIHCGPKEIQSWWFIIGEEAT; this is translated from the coding sequence ATGGCGTGCCGCCGTGCTCATTATGTGCTCAGTACCCACTGGGATCGTGAGTGGTACCGTCCATTTCAACATTTTCGCTATGCGTTGGTAGCATTGCTCGATACTGTGCTCGATGGCTTGAATAACGGTGCTTTGCCTGGCCCATTTACCACGGATGGTCAGGCCGTTCTCCTGGAAGATTATCTCGAAGTGCGACCGGAGCGTCGGGAACAGATTGTCACATTAGCCGCTAACGGTAAACTGGTGATAGGCCCGTGGTATGTAGCTCCCGATGAGTTTCTAAGTGGTGGTGAAGCGTTGATTCGTAATCTGCGGCGCGGTGCTCACGTTGCCCGACAGTTGGGCGGGCAGCCATCACGGGCTGGGCTGGTATGCGATCAGTTTGGGCATATTGGTCAGTTACCTCAGTTACTGGCCGGGTTTGGGATACACGGGATTCTCCTTTGGCGTGGTACAAACGAGCAAGCCCGCCACTTTCGCTGGTACGGTAGTGATGGCACGATGATGCCGGTCTATCGTTTTGGCCGTGTCGGGTATTGTAGTTTTGCCTTCGATGTTCGTCGTGCTGATTTATCCGGCTCTTCGCCTACCCGATCGGAACTTACTGCAAATCTGGCGGCATTTATTGCTGCTGAAGCTGCCGCTACGTCATTACCATCCATTCTCCTCTTTGATGGTGGTGATCATCTGGCCTGGGATCCACAAGTAACTGAGGTATTGCAATCGTATGCCGCAGATCCTGCTGCACCGGTTGAGATCGTTTTCAGCGATCTTGACTCCTACCTTGATGATATTCTGCCACACGTTGATATGATTACTACCGAAGCCCGTGGTGAACTACGTGAACCAGCTCTGCCACCTCGTGCTGAAAATGAACAATACCTGATACCTGGGGTCTTGAGTAGTCGGATCGATTTGAAGCTGGCAAACGCAGCCTGTGAGCAGTTGTTAACTCAATGGGTTGAACCCTTTACCGCCTGGGCACACCTGGTAGCCGGAGCACCGGACGAAGCGGCATTTCTGGATGAGGGATGGCGCTGGTTGCTACTAAATCATCCACACGACTCGCTGGGTGGATGCAGTATCGATCTGGTGCATCGGGATATGCGCTACCGCTATAGCCAGTGCCGGCAAATTGGTGAACTTCTTACAGCCCAGGCTTTACAACGATTAGCCGCAGCCGTTGCTGACTCAGATTCCAATCAGGGCCGACGTTTAGTCGTCTTTAACCCATTACCTGTATCCGTTCAAGAGACTGTTGAATTAACTATCGAGCTACCCCCAGATTGGCCTGCTTTTGCCGAGTTCTTTGGTTTTGAGTCATTACCGGCGTTCCGTATCTATGATGCGGACGGACACGAAATTCCTTATCAACGACTTGCTCAGCACCGCCAGCGAACGCGCTTCACCTGCTTCCCCCACACCTTTCCCGATGTCTATCAGGTCGATGAAGTGAAAGTGAGTCTCCCTCTCTCGCTCCCGCCGTTGGGTTACACTACACTGACGGTTCAGCCGGGGGATCTCGATCCACTGCCCGCCCATCCGGCCCGGCGAACACCCGCACAACCTATCCGCTATCCAGGACAGGGCATGCTGATTGGTGAACGTCGCATAAGTAATGGGCGCTTGACGGTCGAGGTGGCTCACGATGGCACTCTGACAATTCATGATTTGGTTCACGGGCAAGAATACCAGGGATTACTTGAGCTAAGTGATGACGCCGACATTGGTGATGGCTGGTACCACGGTCCGGCCCTGGCCGGTAACCCAACAGTGAGTAGCACCATGCTCAGTGTGAGCGTCATTCATAATGGTCCCTTTCTGACGACTCTGCGTGTTCAACGACAACTGCTCGTACCGGCCAACTTTGATTTTAACCTGATGCAGCGAGCCACTCATCTGGTTGAGTTACCGGTAACCATCGATCTGAGTTTACGCCCTGAGAGCGACCGTCTCGAAATTCAGCTCTACCTCTGTAATACAGCCGCCGATCATCGCTTGCGGCTCCTGTTCCCAACCCATGCCCCGGCAACAACCTATCTGGCGGATGGGGCATTTGATGTTGTTGAACGGGCAATTTCGTTACGACCCGATAACTACCGCTATCGTGAACTCGAAGTAGAAACTCGCCCCCAGCGCAGTTGGACGGCAGTGTTTGCAGACGGACGAGGACTGGCATTGATTGCACCGGGTTTGCTGGAAACAGCGGTGCTTGATCGTCCTGATCGAGCGATTGCTCTGACGCTTTTACGGAGCACTCGTCGTACAGTCTTCACCGATGGCGAACCTGATGGATTACTGCTCAACACAGAACTTCATTACCGCATGTGGTTACTCCCGTTAAGTGCTACACCTGATCGAGCACGCCTCAACCTCCTTGCCCAGCAGTTGGCAGGTGGGATTCAATCAGTGCATTGTCGTCAACCAGACTATGGTCGACTCCCCCGCACTGCCAGCCTGCTCGTACTTGAAGGTCCGCTGACGTTAAGTTGTCTCAGACTGGCAGCAACACGCAGAATAGAAGTACGGGTGTTTAATCCGTATGAAACTCCTGAGTCTGGTAAACTCCACCTGGCATTGCCTGTTGAGGCAGCCCAACCGATCACGTTAGCTGGAGAAGCATTAGCCCCGCCGCAACCCTTGACAGATCGAACCTTACACATTCATTGTGGACCAAAGGAAATTCAAAGCTGGTGGTTCATCATTGGTGAGGAGGCGACCTAA
- a CDS encoding glycoside hydrolase family 3 protein, which produces MNALSEQLLIWFAGDEVPSHLPDLIFNHRVAGVTLYRHLNGASPARIRALTAHLQQLAAASGYGPLLIGADQEGGQLQALPGLTAFPGAMALGATQSPALAFRVGSAIGAELAALGVNLVYAPVCDVNTNPQNPVIGIRAFGDDPKIVGVLAAAMIAGLQQHGVAATAKHFPGHGDTFGDSHYGLVRVNHDYERLQHVEWLPFSAAIEAGVQAVMVGHLAVPALQAADRPATRAPQVIAHLRHHLGFRGVTISDALDMKAFAPDDGYARALSEAVHAGIDLLLLGAGNDLEQTIKFLSTIDRNTKSTISSQRIAALRQWLRNRPQPDLSVVGCAAHHALADEVAQRALTLVRNQEGLLPLQLSTTARVVVIMPQPVDLTPADTSASERPALAEAILSCHSYVQSFIIDIDPSPASIADILAALAEADLVIIGTINAQTYRGQASLVHEIFQRGIPLITVALRLPTDLLAYPEVSTHLCTYSLQPVALKALAAGLWGEIPFQGKLPLRVLSEEFNV; this is translated from the coding sequence ATGAATGCATTGAGTGAACAACTACTAATCTGGTTCGCCGGTGATGAAGTACCATCACATCTGCCGGACCTGATCTTCAACCATCGCGTTGCCGGTGTGACGCTCTATCGCCACCTCAATGGCGCATCACCAGCCCGTATCCGTGCATTAACCGCGCATTTACAGCAACTGGCAGCAGCCTCGGGCTACGGTCCTCTCTTAATCGGTGCCGATCAGGAGGGTGGTCAATTGCAAGCCTTACCGGGATTAACCGCTTTTCCCGGTGCAATGGCATTAGGAGCAACCCAATCGCCAGCTTTGGCCTTTCGTGTTGGCAGTGCAATCGGGGCGGAACTGGCAGCACTTGGGGTTAACCTGGTCTATGCCCCGGTTTGTGATGTTAATACGAACCCACAAAACCCGGTCATCGGGATCCGTGCCTTTGGCGATGACCCCAAGATCGTCGGAGTACTGGCTGCGGCAATGATTGCCGGCCTGCAGCAGCATGGAGTTGCCGCAACAGCCAAGCACTTTCCCGGCCACGGAGATACGTTTGGTGATAGTCATTATGGTCTGGTTAGGGTTAATCACGATTACGAACGATTACAGCACGTAGAATGGTTGCCATTTTCGGCGGCTATCGAGGCTGGTGTTCAGGCAGTGATGGTTGGACATCTGGCTGTACCTGCATTGCAGGCAGCGGATCGCCCTGCCACCCGCGCACCACAGGTCATAGCGCATCTGCGGCATCACCTCGGATTCAGAGGTGTTACGATTAGCGATGCACTCGACATGAAAGCCTTTGCACCTGACGATGGATATGCCAGAGCTTTGTCGGAAGCAGTTCATGCAGGTATCGATCTGCTCTTGCTCGGTGCAGGAAATGATCTGGAGCAGACAATAAAGTTTCTCAGTACAATTGATAGAAACACTAAAAGTACTATTTCCAGCCAGCGCATTGCGGCGCTGCGCCAATGGCTGCGGAATCGTCCTCAACCAGATCTATCAGTTGTCGGATGTGCAGCTCATCACGCGCTGGCAGATGAGGTGGCGCAGCGCGCATTAACCCTGGTGCGCAATCAGGAAGGCTTATTACCACTACAATTATCAACAACAGCCCGTGTCGTGGTAATCATGCCGCAACCCGTTGATCTTACCCCTGCCGACACATCAGCAAGTGAACGGCCTGCACTTGCCGAGGCGATCCTTTCTTGCCATTCTTATGTTCAGTCCTTCATTATCGATATTGATCCCTCTCCAGCCAGCATTGCCGATATTCTAGCTGCTCTCGCCGAAGCCGATCTGGTGATCATAGGAACAATCAACGCCCAAACGTATCGTGGTCAGGCTTCGCTCGTACACGAGATCTTTCAAAGAGGCATTCCCCTGATTACCGTAGCATTACGTCTCCCCACCGATTTGCTCGCCTACCCGGAAGTGTCAACGCATCTCTGTACTTATAGTTTGCAACCGGTAGCCTTGAAAGCACTTGCTGCTGGCCTATGGGGTGAAATTCCATTCCAGGGTAAGCTACCATTACGAGTATTGTCTGAGGAATTTAATGTATGA
- a CDS encoding SIS domain-containing protein → MTIQHEIYAQPTVISELLEHGLVQAYQLAAKIRKHDIRYVYAAGRGTSEHASIYGQYLFGTLNRLPVALAAPSLFTIYQQPPNLRHALVIGVSQSGQSPDILAVIDEAQRQGALTLAITNDPASPLAQHAALHFDIAAGPELAVAATKTYTAQLTAFALLAIALADDQARLTELRRLPVALTEALQLEEVVATAASHFRTMSYCVVLGRGFQLATALEWSLKLKEMAYVVAERYSTAEFQHGPIALIEPGFPVLAVATRDAGSMYIANLLDRLRAAGAELLVLSDDRTLFAHGVTGLLIPAGIPDWLTPIVTIVPAQLFCYHLALARGVDPLHPRGLRKITRTH, encoded by the coding sequence ATGACCATTCAACACGAAATTTACGCACAACCCACAGTTATTAGTGAACTACTTGAACATGGGTTGGTACAGGCATACCAATTGGCCGCTAAAATTCGCAAGCATGATATCCGTTATGTGTATGCAGCCGGTCGGGGAACTTCTGAACATGCCAGTATTTACGGTCAGTATTTGTTCGGGACGCTCAATCGGTTACCGGTAGCGCTAGCTGCGCCATCACTTTTCACTATCTATCAGCAGCCACCAAACCTGCGCCACGCATTAGTTATCGGCGTTTCGCAATCGGGGCAATCTCCAGACATTCTGGCAGTGATTGATGAAGCACAACGGCAAGGGGCTCTCACGCTGGCTATAACCAACGATCCAGCTTCGCCATTGGCTCAGCACGCTGCCCTCCACTTCGACATCGCTGCCGGCCCAGAGTTAGCAGTAGCCGCGACGAAAACCTACACGGCTCAACTGACCGCTTTCGCATTGCTGGCAATAGCGCTGGCCGATGATCAGGCAAGATTAACTGAATTGCGCCGACTTCCTGTAGCACTTACTGAAGCCTTGCAACTCGAAGAAGTTGTAGCAACTGCTGCCAGCCATTTTCGCACGATGTCATACTGTGTAGTACTTGGTCGTGGATTTCAACTGGCAACTGCTCTGGAATGGTCGCTGAAACTGAAAGAGATGGCCTATGTCGTAGCCGAACGCTACTCTACCGCCGAGTTTCAACACGGCCCAATTGCTCTGATCGAGCCAGGGTTTCCAGTGCTAGCTGTGGCTACCCGCGATGCTGGCAGTATGTACATCGCCAATCTGCTCGACCGCTTACGAGCCGCTGGCGCTGAATTGCTCGTACTCAGTGATGATCGCACACTCTTTGCGCACGGTGTTACCGGCTTGCTCATACCCGCAGGTATTCCCGACTGGTTAACCCCCATCGTTACCATCGTTCCGGCACAACTATTCTGTTACCATCTAGCCCTGGCACGAGGCGTCGATCCGTTGCATCCCCGCGGGTTACGAAAAATAACACGCACCCACTGA
- a CDS encoding PIG-L deacetylase family protein gives MIVSHLANLQRSYHHIVLSPHLDDAALSCGGSLAAAVAAGEPVLVVTICTATPPTDMQFSALAQQFHADWGLSPTMVMQTRCREEETALSILGADGVWVGALDAIYRMPEVYNSRAALFGEPAAGDPLFTTLHDLCHQLRHRFPHATVYAPLGVGNHVDHQLTCLAAATIEGPVMWYEDFPYVVRPGALEQRLDILDWPLRPLVRTIDERMTTRLAAITAYASQLAELSRSQLGHPIANGEAVDVMADAVRTYARQVAPPGTLYGERFWVRSGDCRYT, from the coding sequence ATGATTGTCTCGCATCTCGCCAATCTTCAGCGTTCGTATCACCATATTGTGCTTTCACCTCATCTCGATGACGCTGCCCTCTCCTGTGGCGGTTCACTGGCCGCCGCTGTGGCTGCCGGCGAACCGGTGTTGGTGGTGACGATCTGTACCGCAACGCCACCCACTGATATGCAATTTAGTGCGCTGGCCCAACAATTTCATGCTGATTGGGGGTTGTCACCGACGATGGTAATGCAGACCCGCTGCCGCGAAGAGGAGACAGCGCTGTCGATATTGGGGGCCGATGGGGTGTGGGTCGGTGCGCTTGATGCCATCTACCGGATGCCAGAGGTGTACAACAGTCGTGCAGCTCTCTTCGGCGAGCCGGCTGCTGGTGATCCGCTGTTCACCACTCTTCACGATCTGTGTCACCAGCTTCGCCACCGGTTTCCCCACGCTACCGTCTACGCCCCCTTGGGTGTGGGGAATCACGTCGATCACCAATTGACCTGTCTGGCTGCGGCGACGATAGAGGGTCCGGTGATGTGGTACGAGGATTTTCCCTACGTGGTGCGCCCCGGTGCACTTGAACAACGACTGGACATCCTCGATTGGCCATTGCGCCCGTTGGTTCGGACTATTGACGAACGAATGACGACACGTCTGGCTGCCATTACGGCGTATGCCAGTCAACTGGCCGAACTGAGCCGTAGTCAGTTAGGCCATCCGATCGCGAATGGTGAGGCAGTTGATGTGATGGCCGATGCCGTGCGCACGTATGCCCGACAGGTTGCACCGCCGGGTACGCTCTACGGTGAACGCTTTTGGGTGCGTAGTGGAGACTGTCGGTATACATAG
- a CDS encoding zinc-dependent alcohol dehydrogenase family protein gives MRAVYYEAFGQMPWIATLPDPAPTPDGVVLAVRATGLCRSDWHGWMGHDPDIKLPHVPGHELAGEIVAVGSQVRRWRIGDRVTVPFVCACGFCPQCQAGQQQVCDNQFQPGFTHWGSFAEYVAIDRADLNLVRLPADMSFTTAASLGCRFATAFRAVVDLGQVRGGEWVAVYGCGGVGLSAIMLASALGGQVIGIDINLERLALARAVGATAVIDATTEPDVVSVVRDLSRGGVHLAIDALGSPMTCANAIASLRKRGRHVQVGLLLADQRMPPLPMDIVVARELTIMGSHGMQAYRYDAMLDLIQSGKVQPQRLIGRTISLSEAPAALVDLDSFRGSGVTVITEFQG, from the coding sequence ATGCGCGCCGTCTATTATGAAGCGTTTGGTCAGATGCCATGGATCGCCACGCTGCCCGATCCAGCCCCAACGCCAGATGGTGTCGTGCTCGCAGTACGCGCTACCGGCCTGTGTCGTAGCGACTGGCATGGCTGGATGGGGCATGATCCCGATATTAAGCTGCCGCATGTGCCAGGCCACGAACTGGCCGGCGAGATTGTTGCCGTCGGATCACAGGTTCGGCGCTGGCGAATCGGTGATCGGGTCACTGTTCCCTTCGTGTGTGCCTGTGGTTTTTGCCCTCAGTGTCAGGCCGGTCAGCAACAGGTGTGTGACAACCAGTTTCAACCGGGATTCACGCATTGGGGATCGTTTGCTGAATACGTTGCCATTGATCGCGCCGATCTGAATCTGGTGCGCTTGCCTGCCGATATGAGCTTCACGACTGCCGCCAGTCTGGGGTGTCGTTTTGCAACTGCCTTTCGCGCCGTCGTTGATTTGGGCCAGGTACGTGGAGGCGAGTGGGTGGCGGTTTACGGGTGTGGTGGCGTTGGTCTCTCGGCGATTATGTTAGCCTCTGCCCTCGGTGGACAGGTGATCGGAATCGATATTAACCTGGAACGGCTGGCACTGGCTCGGGCGGTAGGGGCAACGGCGGTGATTGATGCCACTACCGAACCGGATGTGGTAAGCGTGGTTCGCGATCTCAGCCGCGGTGGGGTACACCTCGCGATTGATGCGTTGGGTAGTCCTATGACCTGCGCCAATGCCATTGCCAGTCTGCGGAAGCGCGGGCGCCATGTGCAGGTTGGTCTGCTGCTGGCCGACCAACGGATGCCTCCGTTGCCGATGGATATCGTGGTTGCGCGTGAGTTGACGATTATGGGAAGCCATGGGATGCAGGCTTACCGCTATGATGCGATGCTCGACCTCATCCAGTCTGGCAAAGTACAACCGCAGCGCCTGATTGGCCGCACGATTAGCCTGAGTGAAGCACCGGCGGCGCTGGTCGATCTCGATAGTTTCCGTGGTTCTGGGGTGACGGTGATTACAGAGTTTCAGGGTTAG
- a CDS encoding SDR family oxidoreductase, with translation MNGERYLITGGTGYLGQALIRHARCLGVQIAATFHSQTPPALAEVAWHPLDLRDAAAVMALIREVQPTVIVHTAFRQYDPDLMAVTGEGAGHVAVAAAQIGARLIHMSSDVIFDGEKGEPYTEDDPPNPITDYGRAKARAEALVQAAYPAAAIVRTSLIYGFEPMDRHTAFALAVARGERPERLFRDEFRCPIFVDDLAVALIDLAQRDYRGVINLAGAEILSRYEWGCLLAQAYGLDPGLIRGAWSAESPTPRPRNCALDISRARQLGFRLRGAREVLQSPGRL, from the coding sequence ATGAATGGCGAACGGTATCTGATCACCGGTGGTACAGGGTACCTGGGGCAGGCGTTGATCCGTCACGCCCGTTGTCTGGGTGTGCAGATTGCTGCTACCTTTCACTCGCAGACTCCGCCAGCGCTGGCAGAGGTTGCCTGGCATCCCCTCGATCTCCGCGACGCAGCGGCGGTTATGGCATTGATCCGCGAGGTGCAGCCGACCGTGATTGTCCATACCGCATTCCGCCAATACGATCCCGACTTGATGGCGGTAACCGGGGAGGGTGCCGGCCACGTGGCCGTGGCTGCTGCCCAGATTGGCGCCCGCCTGATCCATATGTCGAGCGATGTCATTTTTGACGGAGAAAAGGGCGAACCATACACAGAAGATGATCCGCCCAATCCAATCACCGATTATGGTCGCGCAAAAGCGCGGGCTGAAGCGTTGGTGCAGGCAGCATATCCGGCGGCAGCCATTGTGCGCACGTCGCTCATTTACGGTTTTGAGCCGATGGATCGCCATACGGCTTTTGCTCTGGCCGTGGCACGCGGAGAGCGCCCGGAACGGTTGTTTCGTGATGAGTTCCGTTGTCCGATCTTTGTTGATGATCTGGCCGTAGCCCTGATCGATCTGGCGCAGCGGGATTACCGTGGAGTGATCAACCTTGCCGGCGCCGAGATACTCAGCCGCTATGAGTGGGGCTGCCTGCTGGCGCAGGCTTACGGTCTCGATCCAGGTCTCATACGTGGTGCCTGGAGTGCCGAGAGTCCAACACCACGACCACGCAACTGCGCGCTCGACATCAGCCGGGCGCGTCAGCTCGGTTTTCGCCTGCGGGGAGCGCGCGAAGTGTTACAGTCGCCTGGTCGGCTCTAA
- the rnc gene encoding ribonuclease III: MSDRLAELERAIGITFRDRTLLQTAFMHRSLFNEQPHLLNHLTDNERLEFLGDSVLHFVTTTWLFETFPDQDEATLTNWRAALVSTKGLAECAAQFNLGQYAYLSRGEDNPGGRSRQKLLADLFEALVGAIYLDQGLETARAFIVPFWQARIEQIIHIDLDPTTRLQELMQARFKQLPDYSIEEERGPEHQREYVMAVTVAGRKFTGSGSSKKEAKRAAARKALAAWDKHGFTATAIDAQDERN, translated from the coding sequence ATGAGTGATCGACTGGCCGAACTTGAGCGGGCAATCGGGATCACCTTTCGTGATCGAACGCTGTTGCAGACGGCATTTATGCACCGTTCGCTGTTCAACGAACAGCCGCATCTGCTGAATCACCTGACCGACAATGAACGGTTAGAGTTTCTCGGCGACTCGGTACTCCATTTTGTAACCACAACCTGGTTGTTCGAGACCTTTCCCGACCAGGATGAGGCCACCCTGACCAACTGGCGGGCCGCGTTGGTGAGCACGAAGGGATTGGCAGAATGTGCCGCTCAGTTCAATCTAGGCCAGTATGCCTATCTATCGCGAGGCGAAGACAACCCTGGCGGTCGTAGCCGCCAGAAGCTGTTAGCCGATCTGTTTGAAGCGCTGGTAGGGGCCATCTACCTGGATCAAGGGCTTGAGACTGCACGGGCGTTCATTGTGCCATTCTGGCAAGCCCGGATCGAGCAGATTATTCACATCGATCTCGATCCAACAACGCGCTTACAGGAATTGATGCAGGCTCGCTTCAAGCAACTCCCCGACTATTCAATAGAAGAGGAGCGAGGCCCTGAACACCAGCGCGAGTACGTCATGGCAGTCACTGTAGCGGGTCGCAAATTTACCGGCTCTGGTTCGAGCAAGAAAGAGGCCAAGCGCGCGGCTGCACGTAAAGCGTTGGCTGCCTGGGATAAGCACGGCTTCACTGCAACGGCCATAGACGCTCAGGATGAGCGCAACTGA